The Apium graveolens cultivar Ventura chromosome 11, ASM990537v1, whole genome shotgun sequence genome has a window encoding:
- the LOC141695787 gene encoding uncharacterized protein LOC141695787 gives MSPFQLVYGKVCHLHAELEHRAYWVLKKLNLDMAAAREKRMLQLNELEEFRLRAYENNKVYKEKVKIWYDRRLVRKSFSPGQQVLLFNARLRVFPGKLKSRWSCPFIVKAIFPHGAVEILISILTKSSR, from the coding sequence ATGTCACCATTCCAGTTGGTGTATGGGAAGGTGTGTCATTTGCATGCGGAGCTAGAGCATAGAGCGTATTGGGTTTTGAAGAAGCTGAATCTGGACATGGCTGCTGCTAGagagaaaagaatgcttcaactTAATGAACTCGAGGAGTTTCGACTTCgggcttatgagaacaacaaggTATACAAGGAGAAGGTCAAGATATGGTATGATAGGAGGTTAGTGCGCAAGTCATTTTCGCCTGGTCAGCAAGTTCTATTATTCAATGCTCGTCTCCGAGTTTTTCCTGGGAAGCTTAAGTCAAGATGGTCATGTCCGTTCATTGTCAAAGCTATATTTCcacatggagctgtggagattttgATAAGCATCCTCACCAAGagttcaaggtaa